A stretch of the Archangium violaceum genome encodes the following:
- a CDS encoding multiheme c-type cytochrome: protein MALLAALSGCSRKESRPAEAEAAPRVDTPAKTEARGAILFFSADVRGYLGPCGCSENMRGGIARAASQVKEAGKGALPVFYVDGGDSLFGHSTLKPEQVPQEERKAKALAEAMKHMGLKVRAVGELDDTRGADFRQGLGLPELAPGGEKVIAAGARKVGVVSASDAAGLKQAGARARAGGASFVVGLFHGTMEDAQRAAATPELGVDLVLATHTASEFDGEQNKLTRDAVPVVALQSKGRSLLRVDLSYGAKPGRFTPQKTAEDAEKEAASIDRRMELLDREINLPGVDPQLKRLKQQKREELVARRQALLTAPVAAAGDTDSFTLRFVPLESTLPSDPDTLAVVNAYDADVGKMNLEWAREHGQDCPAPQKGQAAFVGSAACAECHADTFPVWEASKHTRAWKTLEEVGKQFHLNCTSCHVTGWEQPGGVCRLDKVAGRENVGCESCHGPGSLHVEDPSTDNITAHPGQAVCVTCHNPENSPHFDFATYVPKILGPGHGKPLEVKRKP from the coding sequence ATGGCCTTGTTGGCGGCGCTCTCGGGGTGCTCGCGCAAGGAGTCGCGCCCCGCCGAGGCGGAAGCGGCCCCGCGCGTGGACACCCCGGCGAAGACGGAGGCCCGAGGGGCCATCCTGTTCTTCTCCGCCGACGTGCGCGGCTACCTGGGCCCCTGCGGCTGCAGCGAGAACATGCGCGGAGGCATCGCGCGCGCGGCTTCGCAGGTGAAGGAGGCCGGAAAGGGCGCCCTGCCCGTCTTCTACGTGGACGGCGGTGACAGCCTCTTCGGGCACTCCACCCTGAAGCCGGAGCAGGTGCCCCAGGAGGAGCGCAAGGCGAAGGCGCTCGCCGAGGCCATGAAGCACATGGGCCTGAAGGTGCGCGCGGTGGGCGAGCTGGACGACACGCGCGGCGCCGACTTCCGCCAGGGGCTGGGACTGCCCGAGCTCGCGCCCGGCGGGGAGAAGGTGATTGCCGCGGGGGCTCGCAAGGTGGGTGTGGTGAGTGCCTCGGACGCGGCCGGGTTGAAGCAGGCCGGTGCCAGGGCCCGGGCCGGGGGCGCCTCCTTCGTGGTGGGCCTCTTCCACGGCACCATGGAGGACGCGCAGCGGGCCGCCGCCACGCCGGAGCTCGGCGTGGACCTGGTGCTGGCCACCCACACCGCCTCCGAGTTCGACGGCGAGCAGAACAAGCTGACGCGCGACGCGGTGCCCGTGGTCGCGCTGCAGAGCAAGGGCCGCTCGCTGCTGCGCGTGGACCTGTCCTACGGCGCGAAGCCGGGCCGCTTCACCCCGCAGAAGACGGCGGAGGACGCCGAGAAGGAGGCCGCCTCCATCGACCGGCGCATGGAGCTGCTGGACAGGGAGATCAACCTCCCTGGCGTCGACCCCCAACTCAAGCGCCTCAAGCAGCAGAAGCGCGAGGAGCTGGTCGCGCGCCGGCAGGCCCTGCTCACCGCGCCGGTGGCCGCGGCCGGGGACACCGACAGCTTCACCCTGCGCTTCGTCCCCCTCGAGTCCACCCTCCCCTCGGATCCGGACACCCTGGCGGTGGTGAACGCCTATGACGCGGACGTGGGGAAGATGAACCTGGAGTGGGCCCGGGAGCACGGTCAGGACTGCCCGGCCCCCCAGAAGGGACAGGCCGCCTTCGTGGGCAGCGCCGCCTGTGCCGAGTGCCACGCGGACACCTTCCCGGTGTGGGAGGCCTCCAAGCACACCCGGGCCTGGAAGACGCTGGAGGAGGTGGGCAAGCAGTTCCACCTCAACTGCACCAGCTGCCACGTCACCGGCTGGGAGCAGCCCGGCGGAGTGTGCCGCCTGGACAAGGTGGCCGGCCGCGAGAACGTGGGGTGCGAGAGCTGCCACGGCCCGGGCTCCCTCCACGTCGAGGACCCCTCCACCGACAACATCACCGCCCACCCGGGGCAGGCCGTGTGCGTCACCTGCCACAACCCGGAGAACTCGCCTCACTTCGACTTCGCCACCTACGTGCCGAAGATCCTCGGCCCCGGCCATGGCAAGCCACTGGAAGTGAAGCGCAAGCCGTGA
- a CDS encoding LysM peptidoglycan-binding domain-containing protein gives MPPFSLLLLVLASVPPSRDAVPTPSVPPAMRAPGAEDKPMRVAGAAQEPAVPIQSAEEILKDLANEPTEDAGAAEEDEASEESTELEELRALEGATLDPGARPNAEVLQSLRRLGMANPLRLRMLDALEEPTFREDEETGELPLMTDLSNFDVSRVQARYDIPVEMQPLVAQYIQFFQGPGRKWFSKWVSRSTRYLPVMQPILEAHGLPRDTVYLAMIESGFSPTAYSWAHASGPWQFIASTGRQYGLRQDFWVDERRDPIKATYAAARYLKDLYAELGHWYLAWAGYNTGSGRVRRLMERLGTNDFWAISSPAEKGLALETRHYVPKLIAAALIAKHPAAFGFSEQEFVYEQPLTFDEVKLTDATDLDVIARAAGVSVAQIQDLNPELRRWCTPPATAKNPYVLRLPKGSAQQFAENFARLSPKERLTFRVHKVKRGDTLSQIALTYGTAPEAILQMNRLKSVRTLRVNAELVIPVPAVRGGGKPAGGASALARKVAQARRSGVSVLRPEDEVPAGTPRGPVATGPIKTETINGRKRVTYGVQSGDSLWAIAQRFQVNVDDIRKWNNLTVRASKKALKVGSVLYLWPDNAPKQVEERAGTVIAQRAPAGNAGRPSGVHELAAGESLWSVAQRYGVSVEDIKRWNNIKDTTRLPTGLRLVVKAP, from the coding sequence ATGCCGCCCTTCAGCCTGCTCCTCCTGGTTCTCGCCTCCGTCCCGCCGTCCAGGGACGCGGTGCCGACGCCCTCGGTCCCCCCCGCCATGCGGGCGCCCGGCGCCGAAGACAAGCCGATGCGCGTAGCGGGCGCCGCCCAGGAGCCCGCGGTCCCCATCCAATCCGCCGAGGAGATCCTCAAGGATCTGGCGAACGAGCCCACCGAGGACGCCGGGGCCGCCGAGGAGGACGAGGCCTCGGAGGAGTCCACCGAGCTCGAGGAGCTGCGGGCCCTGGAGGGGGCCACGTTGGATCCCGGCGCCCGGCCCAACGCCGAGGTGCTCCAGTCGCTGCGCCGCCTGGGCATGGCCAACCCGCTGCGCCTGCGCATGCTGGACGCGCTGGAGGAGCCCACCTTCCGCGAGGACGAGGAGACCGGCGAGCTGCCGCTCATGACGGACCTCTCCAACTTCGACGTCTCGCGGGTGCAGGCCCGCTACGACATCCCGGTGGAGATGCAGCCGCTGGTGGCCCAGTACATCCAGTTCTTCCAGGGGCCGGGCCGCAAGTGGTTCAGCAAGTGGGTGAGCCGTTCCACGCGCTACCTGCCGGTGATGCAGCCCATCCTCGAGGCCCACGGGCTGCCTCGTGACACGGTGTACCTGGCGATGATCGAGAGCGGCTTCTCCCCCACCGCCTACTCGTGGGCGCACGCCTCCGGACCCTGGCAGTTCATCGCCAGCACCGGCCGCCAGTACGGGCTGCGCCAGGACTTCTGGGTGGACGAGCGCAGGGATCCCATCAAGGCCACCTACGCCGCCGCGCGCTACCTGAAGGACCTCTACGCCGAGCTGGGCCACTGGTACCTGGCGTGGGCGGGCTACAACACGGGCAGCGGCCGGGTGCGGCGGTTGATGGAGCGGCTGGGCACGAACGACTTCTGGGCCATCTCCTCCCCCGCGGAGAAGGGACTGGCGCTGGAGACGCGGCACTACGTGCCCAAGCTCATCGCCGCGGCGCTCATCGCCAAGCACCCCGCGGCCTTCGGCTTCTCCGAGCAGGAGTTCGTCTACGAGCAGCCCCTCACCTTCGACGAGGTGAAGCTCACCGACGCCACCGACCTGGATGTCATCGCCCGGGCGGCCGGCGTGTCCGTGGCGCAGATCCAGGACCTCAACCCCGAGCTGCGGCGCTGGTGCACCCCGCCCGCGACCGCGAAGAACCCCTACGTCCTGCGCCTGCCCAAGGGCTCGGCCCAGCAGTTCGCGGAGAACTTCGCGCGCCTGTCACCCAAGGAGCGGCTCACCTTCCGCGTCCACAAGGTGAAGCGAGGCGACACGCTGTCGCAGATCGCCCTCACCTACGGCACGGCCCCCGAGGCCATCCTGCAGATGAACCGGCTCAAGAGCGTGCGAACGCTGAGGGTGAACGCGGAGCTGGTGATTCCCGTGCCAGCCGTGCGCGGTGGAGGCAAACCGGCCGGTGGAGCGAGCGCGCTGGCCCGCAAGGTGGCGCAGGCGCGGCGCAGCGGCGTGTCGGTGCTGCGCCCCGAGGACGAGGTGCCTGCGGGGACGCCGCGCGGTCCGGTGGCCACCGGCCCCATCAAGACGGAGACCATCAACGGCCGCAAGCGCGTCACCTACGGCGTGCAGTCGGGTGACAGCCTGTGGGCCATCGCCCAGCGCTTCCAGGTGAACGTGGACGACATCCGGAAGTGGAACAACCTGACGGTGCGCGCCAGCAAGAAGGCCCTGAAGGTGGGCTCCGTGCTCTACTTGTGGCCGGACAACGCCCCCAAGCAGGTGGAGGAGCGCGCGGGCACCGTCATCGCCCAGCGCGCCCCCGCCGGCAACGCGGGCCGCCCCAGCGGCGTGCACGAGCTGGCCGCGGGAGAGTCGCTGTGGAGCGTCGCCCAGCGCTACGGCGTGTCCGTCGAGGACATCAAGCGCTGGAACAACATCAAGGACACGACTCGCTTGCCCACCGGCCTGCGGCTGGTGGTGAAGGCGCCGTAG
- the tssI gene encoding type VI secretion system tip protein TssI/VgrG: protein MAGTRAPAVSFSVKPHEPGQLVVSRFMGTEALSRPYEFRVDFHPLAPEPLEAQEMLGSEALLKVELPDGGARYVHGLVRAVDSLGQEAGLWRYRVWVVPRVWWLSQVKRSRIFQGRTVPQIVKAVLEEGGVQVKLSLSGSYEAREYCTQYRETDFAFVSRLMEWEGLFYFFEHTEGGHVMVVGDKPNVHEALPGGAKLPLRDNDRRAATGEFVSSLQRVHRMRPGKVHLKDFDFEKPALDVSGRTQDSSNGQDALEVYDYPGEYVAPAVGKGAAKVRLEEAVQAARTLEGEGVCPRLTAGYRFEVEDEGTYAGEYVAVEVVHWGRQPETPGHSEAPGSLYRNHFKCMPSSVPFRPRRTTAVPHLMGLQTATVVGPSGEEIHTDEHGRIKVQFHWDREGQRDDKASCWVRVSQTWGGPAWGAVYLPRIGQEVVVRFLEGNPDRPLIAGTVYNGGNPTPYALPDDKTKSTLKSASSLGSDGFNEFRIEDAAGEEEIFTHAQKDEDLVTENDKSQHVVGYEDLLVKKERQRTIEGNQTLNVQLDDTGLIEGNQSLLVKGNRTTSVSGSHSEDVEGNQSITVAQELQVDVLQTSSESVGAAKATTIGAGSIVNVALAYNEAVGAAFLEQIGAAHTELVLGSRQETVAKDKETKVGGDFQIEVTGVCTLTVGKDSKTQTGLDTEVTVVEPSSWLAKTFSLSADKFSVIVGDKLYLCVEKSGAITLAGKTITLDGSAVTAKGGKVKLLGAGSVSGRSVKNKDIEELPDADPKKPHMEFELKDEEGKPLKDVEFEIELEDGTKKSGKVDANGRARVENVPPGKYWISFPKLDGNLGRG from the coding sequence ATGGCAGGAACACGAGCGCCCGCCGTCTCTTTCTCGGTCAAACCGCACGAGCCAGGGCAACTGGTCGTCAGCCGTTTCATGGGAACGGAGGCGCTGAGCCGCCCGTACGAGTTCCGAGTGGACTTCCACCCCCTGGCGCCCGAGCCGCTGGAAGCCCAGGAGATGCTCGGAAGCGAGGCGCTGCTGAAGGTGGAGCTGCCTGATGGCGGCGCTCGCTACGTGCACGGGCTGGTGCGCGCGGTGGACTCGCTGGGCCAGGAAGCCGGGCTCTGGCGCTACCGCGTGTGGGTCGTCCCCAGGGTGTGGTGGCTGAGCCAGGTGAAGCGCAGCCGCATCTTCCAGGGCAGGACGGTGCCGCAAATCGTCAAAGCGGTGCTGGAGGAGGGTGGCGTGCAGGTGAAGCTGTCGCTGAGCGGCAGCTACGAGGCGCGCGAGTACTGCACCCAGTACCGGGAGACGGACTTCGCCTTCGTCAGCCGGCTGATGGAGTGGGAGGGCCTCTTCTACTTCTTCGAGCACACCGAGGGCGGGCACGTGATGGTGGTGGGCGACAAGCCCAACGTGCACGAGGCGCTTCCAGGCGGAGCGAAGCTGCCTCTGCGCGACAACGACCGGCGGGCGGCGACCGGGGAGTTCGTGTCCTCGCTGCAGCGGGTGCACCGGATGAGGCCGGGCAAGGTGCACCTCAAGGACTTCGATTTCGAGAAGCCCGCGCTGGACGTGTCGGGCAGGACGCAGGATTCCAGCAACGGCCAGGACGCGCTGGAGGTGTACGACTACCCGGGCGAGTACGTGGCGCCCGCGGTGGGCAAGGGCGCGGCGAAGGTCCGCCTGGAGGAGGCGGTGCAGGCGGCACGTACGCTGGAGGGCGAGGGAGTCTGCCCCCGGCTGACGGCGGGCTACCGCTTCGAGGTGGAGGACGAAGGCACCTACGCCGGCGAGTACGTGGCGGTGGAGGTGGTGCACTGGGGCCGGCAGCCGGAGACCCCCGGACACAGCGAGGCGCCAGGCAGCCTGTACCGCAACCACTTCAAGTGCATGCCATCCAGCGTCCCCTTCCGGCCGAGGCGGACGACCGCCGTGCCGCACCTCATGGGTTTGCAGACGGCCACGGTGGTGGGGCCCTCGGGAGAGGAAATCCACACGGACGAGCACGGGCGCATCAAGGTGCAGTTCCACTGGGACCGGGAGGGCCAGCGGGACGACAAGGCCTCGTGCTGGGTGCGCGTGAGCCAGACATGGGGGGGCCCGGCGTGGGGCGCGGTGTACCTGCCGCGCATCGGCCAGGAAGTGGTGGTGCGCTTCCTCGAGGGCAACCCGGACAGGCCCCTCATCGCCGGCACCGTCTACAACGGGGGCAACCCCACGCCCTACGCGCTGCCGGACGACAAGACGAAGTCCACGCTCAAGAGCGCCTCCAGCCTGGGCAGCGACGGCTTCAACGAGTTCCGGATTGAAGACGCGGCGGGTGAGGAGGAGATCTTCACCCATGCCCAGAAGGACGAGGACCTCGTCACCGAGAACGACAAGTCCCAGCACGTCGTCGGCTACGAGGACCTCCTGGTGAAGAAGGAGCGCCAGCGCACCATCGAGGGAAATCAGACGCTGAACGTCCAGCTGGACGACACGGGCCTCATCGAGGGCAATCAGTCCCTCCTGGTGAAGGGCAACCGCACCACCTCGGTGTCGGGCAGCCACTCCGAGGACGTGGAGGGCAATCAGTCCATCACCGTGGCCCAGGAGCTCCAGGTGGACGTCCTCCAGACGTCTTCGGAGAGCGTGGGCGCGGCCAAGGCCACCACCATCGGCGCTGGCTCCATCGTCAATGTGGCGCTCGCCTACAACGAGGCCGTGGGCGCGGCGTTCCTCGAGCAGATCGGCGCCGCCCACACCGAGCTCGTCCTCGGCAGCCGGCAGGAGACGGTCGCCAAGGACAAGGAGACGAAGGTGGGGGGTGATTTCCAGATAGAAGTCACCGGGGTCTGCACGCTCACCGTCGGCAAGGACTCCAAGACCCAGACGGGGCTCGACACCGAGGTGACCGTCGTCGAGCCCTCGAGCTGGCTGGCCAAGACATTCAGCCTGTCGGCGGACAAGTTCTCCGTCATCGTCGGCGACAAGCTGTACCTCTGCGTCGAGAAGTCGGGAGCCATCACGCTGGCCGGCAAGACCATCACCCTCGACGGCTCCGCCGTCACGGCGAAGGGTGGCAAGGTCAAGCTGCTCGGGGCCGGCTCGGTGTCGGGCAGGTCCGTCAAGAACAAGGACATCGAGGAGCTCCCCGACGCCGACCCGAAGAAGCCCCACATGGAGTTCGAGCTCAAGGACGAGGAGGGCAAACCCCTCAAGGACGTGGAGTTCGAGATCGAGCTGGAGGACGGCACGAAGAAGAGCGGCAAGGTCGACGCCAACGGCCGCGCGCGCGTCGAGAACGTACCGCCCGGCAAGTATTGGATTTCCTTCCCCAAGCTGGATGGAAACCTCGGCCGGGGCTGA
- a CDS encoding response regulator yields the protein MQEKRKILLIDDSEITLAMEKAVLEARGYEVVATSTLMEFEKTLQTWKPDLILTDIHMPEAKGTDICRTLKNEYGTQDIPIILFSSLPDDELSKLAEQVGADGSLSKVNGLEKMGEKIDELVQSIIW from the coding sequence GTGCAAGAGAAGCGCAAAATCCTCCTCATCGACGACAGCGAGATCACCCTCGCCATGGAGAAGGCCGTGCTGGAGGCGCGCGGCTACGAGGTCGTCGCCACATCCACGTTGATGGAGTTCGAGAAGACCCTGCAGACGTGGAAGCCGGACCTCATCCTCACGGACATCCACATGCCCGAGGCCAAGGGCACGGACATCTGCCGCACGCTCAAGAACGAGTACGGCACCCAGGACATCCCCATCATCCTCTTCTCCAGCCTCCCGGACGACGAGCTGAGCAAGCTGGCCGAGCAGGTCGGTGCCGACGGCAGCCTGTCCAAGGTGAACGGACTGGAGAAGATGGGTGAGAAGATCGACGAGCTGGTGCAGAGCATCATCTGGTGA